TCTAGCTTCTTCCATTTTCACCATCGCTTCAGTCAAATCATCTGATTTGCCCGTTATAACATCACTAACTTTTTCTTGTGACTCCTTTTGTGCAGAGTTAACGGCTTCAAGAAAATTCTTAATTGTCTCACCAAAATTAATTTCCTTAGTTTTCTGGTCCTTTTTAATCTTCTCAACTTCATTTATAAGATTTAAATTTACAGCATCATTTACTTTCAATTTTCCCTCCTTAGCCTTTTACATCCAAAAGCTTCCCTTTGACAATTTGATCAATATTAACTTTACTACTATAGAAATTGAATTCTTCCGGTTTACTATATCCAAATAGGAAATACAGCGTTATTTTCTCCTCCTCAGTCAATAATTCTTTACCTTTTTTTTCATTTAAAATTTCCTCATTTTCGATAATCTTTAAATTATCGGAAAATTTATCCTGCAGGTTTTTCTCATCTCTAATTAACTTCTCCGACTTATTAAATTCTTTAATAAGGTTGTTATAATTGTTTATTACATCATTGATTTTCATATAAAACCTATAACCTCAAAATCCTTTTCGCCATTTCTTTTGCTGAATCCATTATTGTCACATTTGCCTCATAACTTCTGACTGCCGAGATCATATCTACCATTTCATTTATCACCTCTACATTTGGCATTCTTACAAATCCATTCTCATCAGCTTTAGGATTATCAGGATCATAAACCAGTTTTTCACCTGGTATCTCTTTAACCTTAAAAATCATTTTTTTGTCTTTAACATTATCCTTTAAAAAGTGAGGCCGGTTAATATGTTTAGTATTAGTAGTTTTTAAACTCACTTTCAACTCATCAAAAAAACCGAAACCTGATTTTTCCCTGTCGACAAATTCGACAACTTTTCTATGATAAAGGTTTCCTTTCTCATCCGGTAGTTTTTCAGCATTGGCAATATTTTCTGATATTAATTCAACTTTTTTCATATAGGTACTTAAACCCTGAAAAGCATTTTTAAAAACCTTAAACACACCACCCATATCCATGACTACCTCTATAATTTCCCTTTAATACTTGAATTTAATTTATCATAAATACCTCTTAAGACCCTTGTCACGAAATCATGTCTTACCTGGTTTTCAGCTAATTCTGACATTTCTCTATTAATGTCGACTTCGGAATCACCTTTCTTTATACTCAATGTGCTCTCTGTTATTTCATCAGGTAGACCTTGCACGTGCTTATTACGCGTGATATGTAGTTTTGATAATTTTTCCTCTGTCTGTAGAATATGTCTGAAATCGGTATTTTTCCGCCTATAATATGGATTAGCAACATTTGAAATGTTTTCCGAAATAGCCTCGTGCTGCTTTTCAAGCGCCTTTATCGCTCTCTTTACCAAGTTTATATATTCATTATCGATCAAGTTCACACTCATACCAATTTTAACATATCCAATATCTGTGCCATAAATATATTTCTTTGGTTTTAATTCCATAAAATATTACAATCTCGTATTGCATTGTATTTCAATTTATTATTGGATTATGCTTATTTATAAAGGACTAAATATAGCTGTTATATTTTGTTGGGGATACTTTAAAAGGGAAAAATTTTCCACTTTAATGAATTATTATCAGTCTTATACAAATTCCTCAGGTAGCAAGCCAAGTTTCCTGTATTCATTTAATTTATTACGCAGTGTCCTGACGCTAATTCCCAGTAATTTTGCTGCGTGAGTTCTGTTGTTTCGTGTCTTCTTCAAGGCATTAAATATAAGTTTGCGTTCCATTTCCGCAAGACTCATAACATAGTCAAATTCACTCGTTTCCTTTGAACCAATCTCATCTATTTCCACCTGTAAATGTTTCCGCTTTATAACACTTTCTTCTCCACTTAATAGTATTGCCCTTTTTATTACATTCTCCAGCTGTCTTATATTTCCAGGCCAACGGTACTTCATCAAATGACCTATAGTTTCAGGATCAACCCTCTTTTCTCTACAATTATTATATTTATCCCCATACTTTCTAATAAAATGCTCTACAAGTAAAGGTATATCCTCTATCCTCTCTCTTAGCGGTGGGATATAAATAGGAAACACATTCAGCCTAAAAAACAGATCCTCTCTAAACTTACCACTGACAACTAGTTGTTTAATGTCTCTATTTGTGGTAGCTATTATTCTTACATCAACAGGGATTTCCTTTGTGGAACCGACCCTAGTAATTTTACCCTCTTGTAAAACTCTGAGTAGTTTAACCTGCATTGAAATAGGTATTTCACTTATTTCATCAAGTAAAAATGTCCCTCCATTGGCTTCCTCGAACATTCCTTTAAATGTTCGCATGGCGTTTGTAAAAGCACCTTTCTCATGACCAAAAAGAGTACTTTCGAAAAGTGTCTCTGGTATAGCGGAACAATTAACCCTTATAAATGGACCATCATTTCTATCACTACTATAATGAATTGCCTCAGCAATTAATTCTTTTCCAGTACCACTTTCACCCTGGATAAAAACAGGCATATCTGTCCTTGCAACAATATCAATCTGCTCGAGAATTTTCTTAATAACCTCACTTTTCCCCACTATCTTTTTGTATTTTTCCTCCCTATCCAGTTTTCTCTTTAGCTCCTTATTTTCATTTTTCAAATACTGATAGTTGAAAAAGTTTTCTATCCTGGTCTTTAAATGAGATATCGAAAAGGGTTTGGTAATAAAATCGTATGCACCCTTTTGAAGTGCTTCAACAGCTCTTTCCACTGTTCCATACGCTGTAATTATAAATACTCCTATCCCCGGATATTTTATCTTTATAATCTCCAGTAACTTAATTCCATCCATGCCTGGCATCATAAGATCAGATATAACGAGATCATAACTATTTTCCTCGAGCATATTCAGTGCAGTCTCACCATCCTTGGCATCAGAAACTTCATAACCTGATTCTTCCAGAGCTTCTTTTAAAATTGTCCTCATACTATAATCATCTTCAACTATTAGTAATTTTTTCCCAGGCATAACCCCCTACCTATCCAATAACTAACAAAAATTAATAATATTATATTAATACGTAAATAAAAATATGGAAAAATTTGCCTAATTTACAATTTCACTTAGGCTCTTCTTCATCTTTTATATCATAGGCTCTTGATAGAGTCTCGCGGTCTGCTCCAACTTTTTTATATATTTCTCCAGGTATGTTTCTTTTTATATCAGTCGATGGAATTAGCTTTTTGACTTCCTTTTCAAGATTCTCTTTCTCTTTTTTCAAATTTGAAATTTGACTATCTTTGGATTTTAGTTCACGGCGCATTTTAAAATATCTGGTAGCTACTTTGATGGCTACCGCCACCAACTCCGATCTAATTGGCTCCATTATAAAAAAATCGGCAATTCCCTGATCAAATAGTTCCTTTACGTCTAAAACCTGGGTGATATCATAAGTTATTATAACAAACCGATTCTCAAGACTAAGTATAAATTGTTTTAACTGCTGATTAATTAAGGAATTTTCAATAACAATGATAAAAAATTCCTGATTATTTTTTTCGATCTCGGAGATACCATTATATATCTTGATATCAGCTTCTATATCTTCGATGGAATATTTTACAAGTTTTCTTAAATATTCATTAGATGTTATTACGCACAGATTTATATTGTCCATTATGAAATAATTGATTTAAAAAGATTTTCTTTAAGGCTTATAAATATATCTCCGAATTTTTCGCCATCTTCTGGATAGTTTGCAAATCCGTATGCTAAGGCAATATAACTTTTCTTAACTTGATTAAAATATTTATCCTTTATTCTCTTTCTAATTTCCTCATATCCCTTCTCGATGTCAATTGGATGTAATCTGGGTATAGCTACAATCAAAGTATCTATGCCATCGTTTAAGACCTCTATATCACTACCGAACTTATTTTTTATCTCAGATTCAACGTCACTTAAAACTGCATTTATATCTTTGGTTTCATCAAAATCCACTATAGGAATTAACCTAACAAGTGAAAAAGTCACACCTTCGTTGAGATTTTGAGCCTCACGTAATTTATCTCTAATCAGCTTTTGAACGACACTCTCATAATTTGATTCGGTTTTGATTCCCCCGCAGATCATTCCAATCGCTGGCGCAATTTGTATTGAGATAATACTCCAGAGTTTTATATAATCCTCGATAGAAAAAACACCATCACTAGGCAGGTCAAAAACACAAAGGAATCCATATACCTCATCCATATACTTTATTGGAACTACAAAAGATAAACCATAATCTTCTTTTATATCCAGACTTCTTGAACCAACCTTTATCTCCTTATTAAGTTTATCCAAAACTATTATCTCTTCACCATTGATCTTTTTCCCATTAATTTCTTCTCCTAAGGAGAAATAAAAATTTTTACCAAACTTATCAGAAATGCCATGTGAGGAATCAACAACGAACCTATCCCCCTTCTTTAAAAGGAGCGCCATCTTTTTAATTTTCAATCCTTCGGTTATTGTATCAATTATGATACCTTTTGCAAAGTCTACATTATCAACCTGATAAAGTATAGAACAAACCTCATAAAGTGTAGTTACAGTATAAAGCATTTCTTTCATTTTATTTGTAAGCGCAGAATTTTCTCTGCTCAGATATAACTTTTCTGCAGCTCTATTTAAAACTACAAGGAGTTCCTTCAAATTAAATGGCTTACGTATATAATCATACACCCCATATTTTATTGCTTCGATTGCACTATCTGTGGTTGCAAAACCTGTAATTATTATAACCTGAGAATCCTTGTTTAAATCTTTTAACTTTTTTACTATATCCATACCAGTAAAATGAGGCATTACTAGGTCAGTAAGTATTATATCGAAGTTCTTTTCTTCAATCATTGACATAGCCACTTTAGAATCGTCAGTTACCTCCACATTATATCCTTTTTCAGATAAAAAGAATTTCAATTGATCCAATATTAATTTTTCATCATCAATAATTAATACTTTTACATCCTCAGGTTTAATTTCCATCTACTTTCTCCTCATCTAATTTTTCAAAAATTAACTCATCACCCAACTTATAAACCTTTACTCGTTCGTAACTTTTTGTGGTAAGATGAT
Above is a genomic segment from Candidatus Neomarinimicrobiota bacterium containing:
- a CDS encoding response regulator; the protein is MEIKPEDVKVLIIDDEKLILDQLKFFLSEKGYNVEVTDDSKVAMSMIEEKNFDIILTDLVMPHFTGMDIVKKLKDLNKDSQVIIITGFATTDSAIEAIKYGVYDYIRKPFNLKELLVVLNRAAEKLYLSRENSALTNKMKEMLYTVTTLYEVCSILYQVDNVDFAKGIIIDTITEGLKIKKMALLLKKGDRFVVDSSHGISDKFGKNFYFSLGEEINGKKINGEEIIVLDKLNKEIKVGSRSLDIKEDYGLSFVVPIKYMDEVYGFLCVFDLPSDGVFSIEDYIKLWSIISIQIAPAIGMICGGIKTESNYESVVQKLIRDKLREAQNLNEGVTFSLVRLIPIVDFDETKDINAVLSDVESEIKNKFGSDIEVLNDGIDTLIVAIPRLHPIDIEKGYEEIRKRIKDKYFNQVKKSYIALAYGFANYPEDGEKFGDIFISLKENLFKSIIS
- the flgC gene encoding flagellar basal body rod protein FlgC, yielding MGGVFKVFKNAFQGLSTYMKKVELISENIANAEKLPDEKGNLYHRKVVEFVDREKSGFGFFDELKVSLKTTNTKHINRPHFLKDNVKDKKMIFKVKEIPGEKLVYDPDNPKADENGFVRMPNVEVINEMVDMISAVRSYEANVTIMDSAKEMAKRILRL
- the fliE gene encoding flagellar hook-basal body complex protein FliE, encoding MKVNDAVNLNLINEVEKIKKDQKTKEINFGETIKNFLEAVNSAQKESQEKVSDVITGKSDDLTEAMVKMEEARLSFNLMLEIRNKLVEAYKEIERMPV
- a CDS encoding sigma-54-dependent Fis family transcriptional regulator codes for the protein MPGKKLLIVEDDYSMRTILKEALEESGYEVSDAKDGETALNMLEENSYDLVISDLMMPGMDGIKLLEIIKIKYPGIGVFIITAYGTVERAVEALQKGAYDFITKPFSISHLKTRIENFFNYQYLKNENKELKRKLDREEKYKKIVGKSEVIKKILEQIDIVARTDMPVFIQGESGTGKELIAEAIHYSSDRNDGPFIRVNCSAIPETLFESTLFGHEKGAFTNAMRTFKGMFEEANGGTFLLDEISEIPISMQVKLLRVLQEGKITRVGSTKEIPVDVRIIATTNRDIKQLVVSGKFREDLFFRLNVFPIYIPPLRERIEDIPLLVEHFIRKYGDKYNNCREKRVDPETIGHLMKYRWPGNIRQLENVIKRAILLSGEESVIKRKHLQVEIDEIGSKETSEFDYVMSLAEMERKLIFNALKKTRNNRTHAAKLLGISVRTLRNKLNEYRKLGLLPEEFV